GATCTCGGTCAGGAGCTGGTGGTAGCCGTCGACGCCCGTGCCGCCCTGCACGTACATGCCGGGGCGTTTGCGCACGGCGTCCATGCCCTCGAGGACGCTGATGTCGGCGGCGGTGTATTCGGCGCTGGGTCCGGCGGTGGTGGTGATCTCGGTCACGGCGTTGGTGGGTTCGTCGATCTGGGTCATGTCACTCCTGTGGCGCGCCCGGCGGGGTGGCCGGGCGGCGCTGGTGGGTGGGGGAGGTGGGGTGGGAGACGCGCTGGGCGCGCCTTCCGTGTCTGTCCAGTATACTACCAAGGTTGAAAAGGGTCAAATATTTTACGTAAATAACGAAATAGTGTACCGGGTATCTCCAGCAGGACGAATCCTGAAAACACCGCCCGAAACGCACAAAAGTTCAGTCCCCCCACCGTGGCCTCCGGAATGCACACCTGCGCCGCACCTCCAGGCGTCACAATGGGGAACCGAATGTCCCGCGCCGTCACACTGTCCCTCCTGCTGCTGGTGTCCGCCGGGGCCGCGCAGGACCCCTCCACCTGCCTCCTCCCCACCGGCGACCTCCCCACCCGCACCCGCACCATCTTCGTGCTGGACACCAGCGGCAGCATGCGCGGCATCGGCGACGGCCGCGCCGACATCTTCGAGCGGGTCAAGAGCGCCCTGAACACCCACGTCCGCGCCACGCAACCCGACCAAGTGGAACTGATCACCTTCGACTCGGGCCTGCGCACCCGCCGCACGTTCGACGCGCCCGCCGGCAGTGCCGCCTGGAACGCCGCCCTGAGCACCCTGACGGCCGACGGCCGCAACACCCACCTGTACCGCAGCGTCCGCGACGCCCTGCGCCCCCTGAACACCCGGGGAGGCGAGGTGACCCAGGTGTTCGTGCTGACCGACGGGATCGACAACGACACCCGCGAGCAGGGGAAGACCGTGACTGCCGAGGGCGCCCTGAACGCCTGGACCGGCCGCGGCCCCCTGGACCGCCTGACCTATGTGGCCCTGGGCACCGAGATTCCCGCCGACGCCCGCACGGCCCTGGCCAGCAGCGCCTACGCCAGCGGCCTGACCGTCCCCGTGAACATCGTGCCGGACCTGGGTGGTGCGGGCCTGGAAGGAGGCCTGCGCCGCGTGACCGGCGACACGCTCGACACCCCGTTCCCGGACGGCACGTCCATCCGGCTGGGTCACGCCACGCCCGGCCTCGCCCTGACCGGTGACACTGTCCAGGGCCGCACCCTGGCACTGACCGTCCCAGCCGGACTGCGGCCCGGCACGCCCGCGCTGCTGTGCGCGCCGCCCGTCGCTGGGACCGGGTGGATCGCGCCGAGAGAACGGCAGGTGCTGCTGCGACTGACCGGTCAGCCCTTCGCGTGGCTCAACCCCGGCGCGGATCTCGCCCTGCGCGGCGGCGAGGACGTCGTGCTGCGCCTGCGCGCCGCGCCCGGCATCGACACGCGCCGCGTCACGCTGGGCACGCTGCCTGCGGGCGTCACCGGCCGCGTCGACGCCCCCGCCGGCTCCCGCGATTTCACCGTGCGACTGACCGTCACCCGGCCGCAGCCGGACCTGACCGTCACCCCGACCCTGCGCCTGCCCGCCGTGGGACCCGTCGCGCTGCCCACCCTGCGTGGACAGGCTGGCGGTCGCACCCTGGCCCGACCGGCCGCCCCTGAACTCCCGGCCGACGCATCCGCGACGGGCCCTGACCGTGCTGAAACCGGCTGGTGGTGGCTGGCGCTGCTGCCGGTGGCTGCCCTGCTCCTCTGGGGCGCGGCGCGCCGCCGCCCGGCCCCCCGGACCGAGCCCCGCGCCGCACCCGCGCGTCCCTTCCTGCCGGGCGTGGAAGGTCTGGAGTACCGCGAGGACCGCACCCTGCATCTCGTCACCGCCGACGGCGAGGTGGCGGGCGTGCCCACCCCGCTGGGCGGCCCGTTCGACCTGGGGCAGCTGAGTCGCGTGCCGCACCTGAGCGGCCTGCGCGCCGAGCAGCACCGCGACGGCCTGAAACTGCTGCGCCTGCCGCCTGATCTGGACGTCAGTCAGGGCGCGCGCCTGCTCACGGCCGGAGACATCGTGCGGCCCGGAACGCTGATCGGCGTGGCGGTCAGCCGACAGGTCCGCGCGCCGCGACTGGAGCTCGGGGAGCTGGCTGGGCTGGGCCTGCCCCTCGCGCTGCACGTCACGGGCGCCACCGTGCAGGTGCGCGGCCCGTACGGCGCGCACGCCCTGCGTCTGAGCGCGCCGGTCACCGATCTGGGGCAGGCGCTGCGGGCCCCCGCGCTCGACGGTCTGCGCGTGACGCTCAGTGGCAGCACCCTGCTGCTGCTGAGCGCGCCCACCGCGGTGCAGCTCCGCGCCGCCGGGGACACGCAGGCGCTGCGCGAGAGTCAACCGCTGCCGCCGCAGGCCGTGCTGGACTTCCTGCCGGACGTCCAGACTCCCTGACCGGCCGCCAAATGCTCTAGAGTGACCCGCCGCAAGGAGGCCGCCTGCTGTGCCTGTCACCCGCCTGGAAATCTGCACCGAACACCTGAGCATCGATCAACGCGAAGACCTGCTGGACGCCGTCTGGGACGCCCTGCGCATCAGTCCCGGCATGGTGACCGCCGACGGGAACGTCGAACTGAGCCTCTCGCAGTGCGGACCGGCCGTCGCACCCGAGGACGCCCCGCTCGTGCGGGTCGGTGACGTCGAGTACCGCAACGTCACCCCTCAGCGGCTCGTGACGCTGATGAAACGCTGGAGCCGCTGAACCGCGCCGGGACCTCACGCGTCCGCCCTAGCGTTCCGGCGGACGCAGCCCCTGCGCGCCCTTGAGGCTCATCAGCGCGGCCTCCAGCGTGCTGTCCCGCCCCTCGCCGACCAGCAGGTCCAAGTCGGTGGGGGCCGCCACGTCCGGCGTGACCCGCTCCGGCAACGGCGAACCGTCCGGCCCGAAGGCCCGCAGGACCGTCACCGACACCACCCCACCGTCCGGCAGCGGCAGGAAGTTCACGGCGCTGTTCTGCACGCCCCTGGTCGCCTCGCCCACCGCAATCGCCCCGGCCCGCTGCGCATAGAACGTGAACACCTCCGCGCAGGACGCCGTGTTCGGCCCGACCAGCAGCGCCGTCGGTGCGGTCCACAGCGGCGGCGGCGGTGGTCCCGCCGGACGTCCCGGCGGCCGGGGCGGGGCCAGCTGACCGTCCGCGCCCCGATACACGCTGCCGCTGCCGCGGCCCTGCGTGCGGTACTCGACCGGAGTGAACACGCTGGCCGCCGCCACGCACTGCGCGAGGCTCCCGCCACCGTTGAACCGCAGGTCCACGATCAGCGCCTGCGCGCCGCCCGCCCGGGCCTCCTGCACGCGCTTGACGAACAGAGCCGCCGCGTCGGCCGGAAGGAACGTCGGGTACCGGATCAGGGCCGTGCGGTTCCCGTCGCCCACCCAGGACAGGGTCGGTTCGTCCCGCGCCTGCAACTCGGCGCTGCCCAGCGTGACGGTCAGCTCGGGACTGGCAGCCCGCCGGACCGTCACCGTGATGGGCTGCGCGGCGCGTTCCAGTCGCACGAACTCCTTCGGGCCGACCGGGGCGTCCTCACCGCCCCGCTTCCCGGCCACCTCGCCCTGAACGGTGGTGATCAGATCGAACTCCCGCAGCCCGGCCAAGTCGGCAGGACTGCCCGGCATGACCCCGGCCACCACCAGGCCACCCTCGACCCGCACGACCCGCGCGCCGGTGCGCGGCACGGCGAGGTTCTGCTGCTGTTCCCGCAGCCGCTCGGCGGCCTCGGGATCCCGGACATTCGTGTGGGCGTCCCCGAAGGCCTTGAACAGGTCGCTCAGGACGGCGCGGCCCGTATCGAAAGAGCAGCTGTCCCCCTCGGGCGCACAGCGCTGCGCCAGCGTGTCCGCGTACTGGCGGGTCAGGTCAGTCAGGTCGCCGGTGGCCCAGCCGAAATAGTTGCGCTGTACCTGCCGGGTGGCGGCGTCGAACAGGTCGCTGGCGGGGCTGCCCAGCGCGGCCGGGGACAGCAGGCTCAGCCCCAGCGCCAGCACGCGAACACGGTGATTGTGAGGCACGCCTGAAGCTACGGCAAAGGCCCGCGCCCCTTCGGCACGCCGATCACCATCCCCCTTCATGAACTGGGGGACGACCCCTACGACAGGATCCTCTTCGCCATTGGCCGCCACACCCTGGGGCCGACAGCACGCCCCGGGGATCCGTTCCCAGCCAGAGTCAATGTGTTGCAAGCTCTGGGGCGAACCTCTGAGGATCCGCTCGATCTAGAGGTCTCGCGGGATTCCCTCACGACCTCCGATGACAGAAGTCCGGTCTACAGGCGCGCGCTGGCCTTCATGCCCGTCAGATCCACGGTATCCCCGAAGACGCTCGCCCCGACCGAGAACCGCATCCCGAAGAACCCGTGCCCGGACTTCGCGGCGGTGTCCAGGGCCGGGCCGCTCAACGTGAACGGCACCCCCTGCGCGGGCTTCAGGGTCAGCGTCCCGATGGCCTGCCCCGCCTCGCCCGCCGCGTCACACACCACCATGCCGGGCGCCGTCGGCGACGCCGCGTACACCGTGGACGTCGACGGCAGCGCCGTCAGGTCCGGACGCACGAACAGTTGCACCTCGCTCAGCGACCCCAGCCCACCGGTCCGGTACGTGGCCGTGCCACGAACGCTGATCTGCTGCAGCGCGCCGGGCACGGTGTTCCCGGCCAGACTGTCCCGCTGCAGGTACACCACCTTGCCGCTCAACGCGCTGCTGGACGGCAGGTCCAGCCGCGTGTCCTTCAGGTCCACGCTGGGCGTGGGCAGGACGCCGCACCCGGACAGGACGGCAGCACTGAGCACGGCGAATACAGGCAGGCGGGCGAGGCGCTTCATGCCCGCGAGTATGCCCGCCCCCCCACATACCGGGGGTGAGGTGGTCCTCCGGGCAGCGTTCATGCTCAGGTGGCCCTCTGCTACCCTGCCCTGATGAAGAAGTCCCCCACCGTGACCCTGCAACCCCAGGCGGTGCGCCGCATCGCGGGCCGCTACCCGTTCGGCCACAGCGGCGATATCGCCCGCGCCGACGACGGCATCCAGCCCGGCGAGGTCGTGAACGTCAAGGGCCCCGACTCCGGGAAGGTCATCGCGCGCGGGTACTTCAACCCGCAGGGCGGCACCCCGCTGCGCCTGCTGACGTGGCAGGACGAGGACATTGACCTGAAGTTCTACCGCGCCCGCGTGAAGGCCGCCCTGGCCCGCCGCGCCGGCCGGATCATGAACACCGA
The DNA window shown above is from Deinococcus sedimenti and carries:
- a CDS encoding vWA domain-containing protein, with protein sequence MSRAVTLSLLLLVSAGAAQDPSTCLLPTGDLPTRTRTIFVLDTSGSMRGIGDGRADIFERVKSALNTHVRATQPDQVELITFDSGLRTRRTFDAPAGSAAWNAALSTLTADGRNTHLYRSVRDALRPLNTRGGEVTQVFVLTDGIDNDTREQGKTVTAEGALNAWTGRGPLDRLTYVALGTEIPADARTALASSAYASGLTVPVNIVPDLGGAGLEGGLRRVTGDTLDTPFPDGTSIRLGHATPGLALTGDTVQGRTLALTVPAGLRPGTPALLCAPPVAGTGWIAPRERQVLLRLTGQPFAWLNPGADLALRGGEDVVLRLRAAPGIDTRRVTLGTLPAGVTGRVDAPAGSRDFTVRLTVTRPQPDLTVTPTLRLPAVGPVALPTLRGQAGGRTLARPAAPELPADASATGPDRAETGWWWLALLPVAALLLWGAARRRPAPRTEPRAAPARPFLPGVEGLEYREDRTLHLVTADGEVAGVPTPLGGPFDLGQLSRVPHLSGLRAEQHRDGLKLLRLPPDLDVSQGARLLTAGDIVRPGTLIGVAVSRQVRAPRLELGELAGLGLPLALHVTGATVQVRGPYGAHALRLSAPVTDLGQALRAPALDGLRVTLSGSTLLLLSAPTAVQLRAAGDTQALRESQPLPPQAVLDFLPDVQTP
- a CDS encoding NAD(P)H-dependent oxidoreductase subunit E; amino-acid sequence: MPVTRLEICTEHLSIDQREDLLDAVWDALRISPGMVTADGNVELSLSQCGPAVAPEDAPLVRVGDVEYRNVTPQRLVTLMKRWSR
- a CDS encoding S41 family peptidase, with the protein product MPHNHRVRVLALGLSLLSPAALGSPASDLFDAATRQVQRNYFGWATGDLTDLTRQYADTLAQRCAPEGDSCSFDTGRAVLSDLFKAFGDAHTNVRDPEAAERLREQQQNLAVPRTGARVVRVEGGLVVAGVMPGSPADLAGLREFDLITTVQGEVAGKRGGEDAPVGPKEFVRLERAAQPITVTVRRAASPELTVTLGSAELQARDEPTLSWVGDGNRTALIRYPTFLPADAAALFVKRVQEARAGGAQALIVDLRFNGGGSLAQCVAAASVFTPVEYRTQGRGSGSVYRGADGQLAPPRPPGRPAGPPPPPLWTAPTALLVGPNTASCAEVFTFYAQRAGAIAVGEATRGVQNSAVNFLPLPDGGVVSVTVLRAFGPDGSPLPERVTPDVAAPTDLDLLVGEGRDSTLEAALMSLKGAQGLRPPER